The following coding sequences are from one Danio rerio strain Tuebingen ecotype United States chromosome 21, GRCz12tu, whole genome shotgun sequence window:
- the or113-4 gene encoding odorant receptor 131-2-like: MKMSNFNESASNLTLGLIDQNTPMKASLIVTPSIVFLYVNGVMIFTLRKKAVFQEMSRYILFGHMLWVDTLSLIFSLSVYICAVCRFLIIRNICLFLLVSAKALFHVSILNLSLMSLERYVAICFPLRHAEFTSFKITHTAIVVVWVLGLIQCLSEVIIFYSFDSANTVLNSFCTRIILFRLQIYKSIDIAFTCIFFVLVSFVIIFTYASIAAVAKTAACDKLSAKKANKTVLLHLIQLGLGAMSILVGVVQEAIYLSTNYLTAINVMYFCFVVFIVFPKCLSPLIYGMRDQAFCCLFKYYFTFGKGKVKPVLIELHV, encoded by the coding sequence ATGAAAATGTCTAATTTTAATGAATCTGCATCTAACCTCACTCTGGGACTAATTGATCAAAATACTCCAATGAAGGCATCTTTGATTGTGACACCAAGTATTGTTTTCCTTTATGTCAACGGGGTCATGATCTTCACTTTAAGGAAAAAGGCTGTTTTTCAGGAGATGTCTCGCTATATTCTGTTTGGTCACATGCTTTGGGTCGATACATTGAGTCTCATTTTTAGTCTTTCAGTGTATATATGTGCTGTCTGTAGGTTTTTAATAATCAGAAACATCTGTCTTTTTCTTCTCGTTTCTGCAAAAGCTCTCTTTCATGTCTCTATCTTAAATCTGTCTTTAATGTCACTGGAGAGATATGTGGCCATCTGTTTTCCTCTCAGACATGCAGAATTCACCAGTTTTAAAATTACTCACACAGCTATTGTCGTTGTTTGGGTCTTGGGATTGATTCAGTGTTTGTCTGAAGTCATTATCTTCTATTCTTTTGATTCTGCAAACACAGTTCTGAATTCATTTTGCACAAGAATTATACTTTTCAGACTGCAGATCTACAAGAGCATTGACATAGCTTTCACGTGTATATTTTTTGTGTTGGTGTCTTTTGTTATAATCTTTACCTATGCCTCTATAGCAGCTGTGGCTAAAACTGCTGCTTGTGATAAACTGTCAGCCAAAAAAGCTAATAAGACTGTTCTTCTGCATCTAATACAGCTGGGTCTTGGTGCAATGTCCATCTTAGTTGGAGTTGTCCAAGAAGCTATTTATCTGTCTACTAACTATTTAACTGCAATAAATgtgatgtatttttgttttgtggtgtttatAGTTTTCCCCAAGTGTCTAAGTCCTCTTATTTATGGTATGCGAGATCAGGCTTTTTGTTGTCTCTTTAAATATTACTTCACATTCGGTAAAGGTAAAGTCAAACCAGTTTTAATAGAGCTACATGTGTAA
- the diablob gene encoding diablo, IAP-binding mitochondrial protein b (The RefSeq protein has 2 substitutions compared to this genomic sequence): MAAYRRKLFAAGLSYAASLLSSGGSCQAGRRLFLLPGIFRKHWRTLSVTGAICAVPFLQKPENLSHEDLVRRASSLVTDSANTFLSQTTLALIDSFTGYIKAVNILVELHKQYEASISKFTPEEENAIWKVILGQRQEVIGRRKNCTHFESCWMTAVNLSQQAAEAAFNAGADQASVAAQSSLQVAQSQVEQVKQLMLEAEIQLKDSKAEYSERLQVALSEDEDIPDAYLRED, translated from the exons ATGGCGGCGTACAGGAGGAAGTTGTTCGCTGCAGGACTGag CTATGCAGCTTCGTTGTTGAGCAGCGGCGGCTCGTGTCAGGCTGGCCGGAGACTCTTTCTGCTGCCCGGGATCTTCAGGAAACACCGGAGGACTTTGAGTGTCACTGGTGCTATTTGTGCTGTTCCCTTCCTTCAG aaaccagaaaatcTGTCCCATGAAGATCTAGTAAGGAGAGCATCGTCTCTGGTCACTGACAGTGCAAGCACTTTCCTCTCACAAACTACTTTAGCACTGATCGATTCCTTCACTGGGTACATTAAG GCCGTAAACATTCTTGTTGAGTTACACAAGCAATATGAGGCATCCATCAGCAAGTTTACTCCTGAGGAAGAGAATGCCATCTGGAAGGTCATTCTTGGTCAGCGTCAGGAG gtaATTGGCAGGAGAAAGAATTGTACACACTTTGAATCCTGCTGGATGACCGCCGTCAATCTCTCGCAACAGGCAGCAGAGGCAGCTTTCAATGCAG GAGCTGATCAGGCTTCAGTGGCCGCACAGTCCAGTCTGCAGGTGGCACAGTCTCAGGTGGAGCAGGTTAAACAGCTCATGCTAGAGGCTGAGATACAACTCAAAGACTCTAAAGCCGAGTATAGCGAGAGGCTTCAGGTGGCCCTCAGTGAGGATGAGGATATCCCAGATGCATATCTACGAGAGGACTAG